One Kitasatospora sp. NBC_01287 DNA window includes the following coding sequences:
- a CDS encoding glycoside hydrolase domain-containing protein, with translation MASVAGVAHAAPSGETKAVSYLGYHFQVPGDWQVVDLAHDPSRCVRFDQHTVYLGTPSTTQDCPSHLSGRTEALLVAPRSDAGTTVVTTDNSPADELDAVAPRLAVTATYAGDRTLVQDILRQAGLAQPTTTASHSRVAAAPVAPDLTAVAANSSTDYTGYGFDTCTAPNSSAMSAWLGSSPYRAVGIYIGGGRSCSQPALTAGWVQQQAAAGWHFIPTYVGTQASAITDPAGQGTASADDAINQAAALGFGPGSTIYDDMEQYSSGYRGAVLSYLSAWTTELHARGYRSGAYSSASSGIVDLANNASNYTMPDVIWDANWNGNADTNEPAIASSLWSNHQRIHQYRGNVTQNYGGVTISVDTDYLDVASGSAVQLPAIMRVDTLVNGDVYDNQRNADGSWGGVSLLDGNGQITQIATAALTDGTFHVDTLAGGKVYDDQRNPDGTWTGAALLDGGGQVSAISAAGLADGTMHVQTLAAGKVYDDQRNPDGTWTGAALLDGGGQVSAISAAGLTDGTLHVQTLAAGKVYDDQRNPDGTWTGAALLDGGGQVSAISAAGLADGTMHVQTLAAGQVYDNQRNTNGTWAGVALLDGNGHITGVSAAGLADGTMHVQTLAAGKVYDNQRNTNGTWTGVALLDGNGHISSISAAGFGE, from the coding sequence ATGGCCTCCGTCGCCGGAGTGGCCCACGCCGCCCCGAGCGGCGAGACCAAGGCGGTGTCCTACCTCGGCTACCACTTCCAGGTTCCGGGTGACTGGCAGGTCGTCGACCTGGCACACGATCCGTCCCGCTGTGTGCGCTTCGACCAGCACACCGTCTACCTCGGCACCCCGAGCACGACTCAGGACTGTCCGAGCCACCTCTCCGGCCGCACCGAGGCCCTGCTCGTCGCGCCCCGGAGTGACGCCGGCACCACCGTCGTCACCACGGACAACAGCCCCGCCGACGAGCTCGACGCCGTCGCACCCCGGCTCGCCGTTACCGCGACCTACGCCGGTGATCGCACCCTGGTGCAGGACATCCTGCGGCAGGCCGGACTGGCCCAGCCGACCACCACTGCGAGTCACAGCCGGGTTGCCGCCGCTCCGGTGGCCCCCGACCTCACGGCCGTAGCAGCCAACTCCAGCACCGACTATACCGGCTACGGCTTCGACACCTGCACGGCCCCAAACTCGAGTGCCATGAGTGCGTGGCTGGGGTCGTCGCCGTACCGCGCAGTGGGAATCTACATCGGCGGCGGCCGAAGCTGCTCCCAGCCCGCGCTGACGGCCGGTTGGGTTCAACAGCAGGCCGCGGCGGGCTGGCACTTCATCCCCACCTACGTGGGTACCCAGGCCAGCGCCATCACCGACCCCGCGGGTCAGGGGACCGCGTCGGCAGACGACGCGATCAACCAGGCCGCCGCGCTCGGCTTCGGCCCCGGCTCGACGATCTACGACGACATGGAGCAGTACAGCTCCGGCTACCGCGGCGCGGTGCTGAGCTACCTGTCGGCCTGGACGACCGAGCTGCACGCCCGCGGCTACCGCTCCGGTGCCTACTCCAGTGCCTCCTCCGGCATCGTCGACCTGGCCAACAACGCGAGTAACTACACCATGCCGGACGTGATCTGGGACGCGAACTGGAACGGCAACGCGGACACCAACGAGCCGGCGATCGCCTCCTCGCTCTGGTCCAACCATCAACGCATCCACCAGTACCGGGGCAACGTCACCCAGAACTACGGCGGCGTCACGATCAGCGTCGACACCGACTACCTGGACGTCGCGTCGGGTTCTGCCGTGCAGTTACCGGCGATCATGCGGGTGGATACGTTGGTGAACGGCGATGTGTACGACAACCAGCGTAACGCGGATGGTAGTTGGGGTGGGGTGTCGCTGTTGGACGGCAACGGTCAGATCACCCAGATCGCGACCGCGGCGCTGACCGACGGTACGTTCCACGTCGACACGCTGGCCGGTGGCAAGGTGTATGACGACCAGCGCAACCCTGACGGCACGTGGACCGGTGCGGCGCTGCTGGACGGTGGTGGGCAGGTCAGCGCGATCTCCGCCGCCGGGTTGGCGGACGGCACCATGCACGTGCAGACCTTGGCGGCCGGCAAGGTGTACGACGACCAGCGCAACCCTGACGGCACGTGGACCGGTGCGGCGCTGCTGGACGGTGGTGGGCAGGTCAGCGCGATCTCCGCCGCGGGTCTGACCGACGGGACGCTGCACGTGCAGACCTTGGCGGCCGGCAAGGTGTACGACGACCAGCGCAACCCTGACGGCACGTGGACCGGTGCGGCGCTGCTGGACGGTGGTGGGCAGGTCAGCGCGATCTCCGCCGCCGGGTTGGCGGACGGCACCATGCACGTGCAGACCTTGGCGGCCGGCCAGGTGTACGACAACCAGCGCAACACCAACGGCACGTGGGCCGGCGTCGCGCTGCTGGACGGCAACGGCCACATCACCGGCGTCTCGGCTGCCGGACTGGCGGACGGCACCATGCACGTGCAGACTCTGGCGGCCGGCAAGGTGTACGACAACCAGCGCAACACCAACGGCACCTGGACCGGCGTCGCGCTGCTGGACGGCAACGGCCACATCAGCTCCATCTCCGCCGCAGGCTTCGGCGAATAG
- a CDS encoding CHAP domain-containing protein yields the protein MSKKVKRFSAVGTATALAAATLSLLSAGTAHASGVSGIVNTASGQLGSGPCGNGGAGYYAPGSGQNSSCGSGGKEAQAWCADFAGWVWAQNGVQNLGVLNDLANSFRDYANDYDGGLSATPQVGDAVFFHPNSFSGTNFDHVAIVTAVHANGTIDWIGGNQDGIVSPDTNMPGTVGADEWTSHGYAVDLQGYAKPVGVQLPAIMRVDTLVNGDVYDNQRNADGSWGGVSLLDGNGQITQIATAALTDGTFHVDTLAGGKVYDDQRNPDGTWTGAALLDGGGQVSAISAAGLADGTMHVQTLAAGKVYDNQRNTDGTWTGAALLDGGGQVSAISAAGLTDGTLHVQTLAAGKVYDDQRNPDGTWTGAALLDGGGQVSAISAAGLADGTMHVQTLAAGQVYDNQRNTNGTWTGAALLDGNGHITGVSAAGLADGTMHVQTLAAGKVYDNQRNTNGTWTGVALLDGNGHISSISAAGFGE from the coding sequence GTGTCAAAGAAGGTCAAGCGTTTCAGCGCGGTTGGCACCGCGACCGCACTGGCTGCGGCAACTCTCAGCCTGCTCTCCGCCGGCACGGCCCACGCCTCCGGAGTGAGCGGCATCGTGAACACGGCTTCCGGGCAGCTGGGCAGCGGCCCCTGCGGCAACGGCGGCGCTGGCTACTACGCCCCGGGCAGCGGTCAGAACTCCTCCTGCGGCAGCGGCGGAAAAGAGGCCCAAGCCTGGTGCGCCGACTTCGCCGGGTGGGTCTGGGCCCAGAATGGCGTGCAGAACCTGGGTGTCCTCAACGACCTGGCCAACAGCTTCCGAGACTACGCCAACGACTATGACGGCGGCCTGTCCGCCACTCCGCAGGTCGGCGACGCGGTGTTCTTCCACCCGAACTCCTTCAGCGGTACGAACTTTGACCACGTCGCCATCGTCACCGCCGTGCACGCCAATGGCACGATCGACTGGATCGGCGGAAACCAGGATGGCATCGTGTCGCCGGACACGAACATGCCCGGCACGGTCGGTGCTGACGAGTGGACCAGTCACGGGTATGCCGTTGACCTCCAGGGGTACGCCAAGCCGGTCGGCGTGCAGTTACCGGCGATCATGCGGGTGGATACGTTGGTGAACGGCGATGTGTACGACAACCAGCGTAACGCGGATGGTAGTTGGGGTGGGGTGTCGCTGTTGGACGGCAACGGTCAGATCACCCAGATCGCGACCGCGGCGCTGACCGACGGTACGTTCCACGTCGACACGCTGGCCGGTGGCAAGGTGTATGACGACCAGCGCAACCCTGACGGCACGTGGACCGGTGCGGCGCTGCTGGACGGTGGTGGGCAGGTCAGCGCGATCTCCGCCGCCGGGTTGGCGGACGGCACCATGCACGTGCAGACCTTGGCGGCCGGCAAGGTGTACGACAACCAGCGCAACACCGACGGCACGTGGACCGGTGCGGCGCTGCTGGACGGTGGTGGGCAGGTCAGCGCGATCTCCGCCGCGGGTCTGACCGACGGGACGCTGCACGTGCAGACCTTGGCGGCCGGCAAGGTGTACGACGACCAGCGCAACCCTGACGGCACGTGGACCGGTGCGGCGCTGCTGGACGGTGGTGGGCAGGTCAGCGCGATCTCCGCCGCCGGGTTGGCGGACGGCACCATGCACGTGCAGACCCTGGCGGCCGGCCAGGTGTACGACAACCAGCGCAACACCAACGGCACGTGGACCGGTGCGGCGCTGCTGGACGGCAACGGCCACATCACCGGCGTCTCGGCTGCCGGACTGGCGGACGGCACCATGCACGTGCAGACCCTGGCGGCCGGCAAGGTGTACGACAACCAGCGCAACACCAACGGCACCTGGACCGGCGTCGCGCTGCTGGACGGCAACGGCCACATCAGCTCCATCTCCGCCGCAGGCTTCGGCGAATAG